The following is a genomic window from Thermodesulfobacteriota bacterium.
ATCCGCTCTGCCCGAACCCGCCCTGCTCTCGAACCAGAAGGCAGACTTTGAGAGATGGTACCCAACGGTCTGTTTCGAGCACTGGCAGCATTTCCTGACCGTCTTCCCCCGGGGGGCTGAAAGGTTAAAAGGAATGAAGGAGTGGCAACCTGTGGCCTCCAAGATGGGAACCGACCAAGGGCCTTACTTCGCCCTTTTGAACAGGATCGCCACAGAACTGGAACCCCACCTCCAGGGCGAAAGCCTTCCCCTCTGGCTACAACAGGTCTATCACTTCCAGGTGATTAAGGCCCTCAGCAGGACCCAGAAAGAAGGAGGTCTGATCGACAAGGCTGCAGAGGAGGCCAGAAAGTGGTTCACCCAGCTGGAAAAGAGGCTGGGCAAGGAAGTGGGTCAGTTGGAAGCTCAGTCTCAAGCGGCAAAAGCCTTTCTCGACTACACCCAAGGGTTGAACACCATCGCCCAAGCCACCGCCTCCAGGTCCCAGGCTTATCAGTTGGCTTCCCAGGTCTTCTCCGAAGATCCTGCCTCGAGCAAATCCCCCCTGGTCGGATGCGCCAATGCCCTCAATCGTCTGAAAGGCTTGATGGCCAAGGGAAGGCCGACCGAGGAGGTCTTCTGGAGGCTGGTCGGCGGTCCCCTCGATTTTCTCTGGTCCTTCATCCGGAGAGAGACGGCGGCTTATTTGCAGGCCCAGTGGGAGGAGAAAGTGCTGGCCGAGGTTCAGGGATTACCCCCTGCCCAGGCCACCCAACTTCTCCTCGGGCCCGAGGGCCACGTCTGGAAATTCATGAAAGGAACCGCCGCTCCGTTTGTCTCCAAGACGCCCAAGGGATATGTCCCCAAGGAATTTCTCGGTGGGGCGATCCCCTTCGAACCCTCCTTCCTCAATTTTGTGACCAAAGGAGCCCCTGCCCCAACCCTCACCAAACAGAGTTATTCGGTCGTTATCCGGGGGCTTCCGACGGCGGCCAATCCGGAGGCCAAGACCAAACCTCACAGCACGAAGATCGAACTCAACTGCGCGGGCCAGACCCAGACGCTCGTCAATTACAATTTTCCGGTCAGCAGGACCTTCCAGTGGTCGATGGAGACCTGCGGAGACGTCCTCTTTCAGATCGAAGTGGGTCCCTTTGTCTTGACCAAGAGATTTACAGGCAACCAGGCCTTCCCCGATTTTCTCCAGGAGTTCAGGGAGGGGCAGAGGGTCTTCACCCCTTCGGATTTTCCCAACGAGAAGGCCGGGCTCGAAGGGCTGGGCATAAAGCAGATCAAGGTGAGCTATCAATTCGGTGGCGACTTTCAGGCGCTGGTGGGGCAGATCAAGCCCATTTTGTCACAGGCGCCCGCCTCTATTGTGAGGGCGTGGGAAGAATGAAGGCGGTCTCCTCCTGGCAGTGGTCCGCGTTCGGAAAGCATCCGGTCGCGGCAGACTTCTTCTGGCTGGGCCATCAAGCTCCCCTGCTCAAAGGATTCTCCGAATGGGTGGAGAAAGGGTATCAGGGTGTTCTCAGCAAAAATCCCTCCCCCCAAAGGCTCCATGCCTGGAGGTTCTGGGCAAGGGGCGCCCAGAAAGGCCATGTCGCCTGCGGGGTCGTACGGGATAGTTCAGACCGGATAGGAAGGCCTTTTCCTCTCTTAATAGTAGGAACGGGGATGCTAGAGGGCTGGGAGGAGCACTGGCATCTCATGCCCTTTGCCTGTGAAAGGACCTGGGATCAGATCGATTATCTGGCGGCCTTCGTGATAAACGATCTTAAAAAGTTGGACCAAGAGGTCCGGCAGCTCCGTCCCCCTCTGTCAGATTGGCGGGACTTCGAAAGGAATCGGAAGGATTCGAAGACACTGGAGGAGGAAGCCTTTTCCCTGTTGGGTGGTTCGGAAGGTTTTTGTAATCTGAAGATGAATCCCAATGTGGACCTCCTGAATGAAACCATCCATTGTCTCGACCGGATGCGGAACCGGACGAAGGCGGCTCCCCATGCGGTCTTTTTGGGAGGGACAGCGGATCGGACCTGTCTGGCCCTTTTCAGGCATCCGCTTCAAACCTCCGATTTCATCCAGCTCTGGTCCCTTCAGGCGAACGAGTCGGTCTATGGAACTTGAATCCCTCGGTAAGGAACCGATCGCTCCGGATCAACCGGCGGGCGTGGACTTCCGGTTTGATCCCCTCTTCGAAGAGCTTCAGGCAGAAGTGGGCAAACTCTCATCCCTCTCAGGGCCTGGAAGCATCGATTGGGGAAAGGTGGCCACCCTCTCCACGGAGATCCTCGCCGGAAAGTCGAAAGACCTCTTAGCGGCAAGCTATCTGGCCGTGGCCCTCATTTACCAGAGAAAACTCGAGGGGCTCGCCCTCGGCCTGAAGATCTACCAGGATCTCCTCGAAACCTTCTGGGATCGCCTCTATCCGACAAAGGCGAAAGGCCGGATGAACGCGGTCGAATGGTGGGTGGAGAAGACCGAGGCCGCTTTAAAGCAGCTCGAAGGCCAATCCACCTCAAGGGAGCAATTCGATCTCCTCTACGAGAGGATGGGCAAGATCGAGACCTTCTTCAATGAACATCTCGAAGAGCCTCCCTCTCTGAGGCCCCTCTTCGACCAACTCGATGCCTTTGCCCCCCCGCCCGAGAAGCCCCAAGAAAAGCCGCAGGAACCCTCCCCTCCCAAGGAGGAGAGACCCCCCCAACCCCCTCGTCCGGAACCCGAGACACCGACCGTTCTGGCCTCGGCCCAAGATGCGCAAAGGCTGCTCCAGCAGGCCTTTCAGAAGATTCGCGAGGCCATGAACTTCCTCCAACAGGAAGATCTCTCCAACCCTCTGCCTTACCGATGGTCCCGGATCCTCCTCTGGTCGAACGTCGAGGCCTTACCCCCTGCCACCAGTGGCCAGACCCGAATTCCTCCGCCTCCCGCCCAGATAAAGACCCTCTTGTCCGATCTGGCCGGCAAAGGAGAACACGAAAACCTCGTCCGGGCGGCAGAGGCAAGGCTTCCGCAGTTCATCTTCTGGCTCGATCTGAACCGCTATGTCTCCGAAGGATTGGCCCATCTGGGCGAAAAATACGCAAAGGCGAAGGAGGCGGTGGTGGGGGAGACCGCCTACCTCCTTCACCGCCTTCCGGGCCTCGAAACGCTCACCTTTTCCGATGGGACACCGTTTGCAGACCCGGCCACAGGACAATGGATCAAAGAGATCGCATTGAAACGGGGGGGCATCGCGGAGGCCTTGTCCCCGACCTCATCAAGCCCGAGCCCCTCGGAGGGCAATCTTATCGAGAAGGAGATGGAGGAGGCCCAGGCCATCATCCAGAAAGGGAGGTTGCTTGAGGGGATCGAGAGGCTTCAGGAAAAGTTTTATCGAAGCCCCTCCCAACGAGAGAGACTGCTCTGGCGCCTCGCCCTGGTCCAAACCCTTTTGAAAAATAAACAGGCGAGGTTTGCCCTTCCCCACCTGGATCAGATCTTGAGAGAGGTTGACTTTTACAAGCTGGAGGAATATGATCCTGAGTTAGCGACCCGAAGTCTGAAGGTGGTCTGGGTGGGCCTTTCCTCGCAATCCGATGCGACCTCGAAGGAGAGGGCTTCCGAGGTGCTCCAGCGGATTGCAAAACTCAACCTGGCCGAGGCCATCCGTTTGGGGAAAGCCTGAAGCAGCCATCTGCCACAGTTCCCCTCGTCCTTTCAGTAAAAGGGTGGGATGGAGGGGCGAAAGGAGGAGAGTATGCCGAAAGAAGCATCCGTTGCCCCGAAGGAGAGAATCAACATCGTTTACCGTCCGGCCACAGGCGATGTGAAGGAGGACGTGGAGCTTCCCCTTAAGATCTTGATCATGGGAGACTTCACCGGAAGACCGGACGACCGCCCCCTTGAAAAGAGGGATCCCATCAACATCGACAAGGACAATTTCAACGAGGTGTTGAAATCGCAGGGACTCAGCCTGAACCTTGCCGTCCCCAATCGCCTCTCCGGAAAACCCGACGAGGAGATGACGGTGAAATTACAGATGAAGTCGCTCAAGGATTTCGAGCCCGAGTCGATCGTCCAACAGGTCCCCGAATTGAAAAGGCTGCTGGAGCTGAGGGAGGCCTTGAGGGCCTTGCGCGGACCCCTGGCCAACATCCCCGAATTTCGCAAAAAGGTGCAGGAACTGATCCAGGACGAATCCACCCGAAAGCAGCTCCTCAAGGAGATGGGGATCGGAGAATAAGGAGGGAACGATATGGCGGAAGAGAAAGAGAAAGCGGCGGTGGCCGCTGAGACCGAGGTCGCGGAGCAACCCTCTCTATTAGAAGAGATCATCGAGGCCACGAATCTTAAACCGACCGACGACAATTATGCGGTGATGCGAAGGGGCCTGGAGGCCCTGATCGCCGGCCTCCTCGAACCCGGGAGGGAGGAGGTCAAGGTCTCCAAAGCGGTGGTCGACGACATGATCGCGGAGATCGACAAGAAATTGAGCCAGCAGGTCGATGTCATCCTCCACCATCCCGATTTCCAGAAACTGGAATCGGCCTGGCGGTCGGTGAAATTTCTGGTCGATCGGACCGACTTCCGGGAGAATATCAAGTTGGAGATCCTCAACGTGAGCAAAGAGGAGCTCCTCGAAGATTTCAGCGATTCGCCCGAGATTGTCAAATCGGGGCTTTACAAGCTGGTCTATACGGCGGAGTACGGGCAGTTCGGCGGGAAGCCCTACGGGGCCATGATCGGAAATTATGAGTTTGGCCCGGGTCCCCAGGACATCCGGCTCCTCCAGTACGTGGCCAGCGTGGCTGCCATGGCCCATGCCCCCTTCATCGCGGCCGTCAGTCCCACGTTCTTCGGCGTCACCAGCTTCACCACCCTCCCCCATCTGAAGGATCTCAAGGCGATCCTCGAAGGGCCCCAGTATATCAAATGGCAATCCTTCAGGGAGAGCGAGGACGCCCGTTATGTCGGCCTCACCCTCCCTCGTTTCCTGCTCCGCCTCCCCTACGATCCGGACAACAATCCCGTAAAAAGTTTCAATTACCGGGAGGACGTTTCCGGAAGCCACGAACACTATCTTTGGGGCAACACCGCCTTTGCCTTTGCCTCTCGGCTGACCGACAGTTTTGCCAAATACCGCTGGTGCGCCAATATCATCGGTCCCACCTCA
Proteins encoded in this region:
- the tssB gene encoding type VI secretion system contractile sheath small subunit, which codes for MPKEASVAPKERINIVYRPATGDVKEDVELPLKILIMGDFTGRPDDRPLEKRDPINIDKDNFNEVLKSQGLSLNLAVPNRLSGKPDEEMTVKLQMKSLKDFEPESIVQQVPELKRLLELREALRALRGPLANIPEFRKKVQELIQDESTRKQLLKEMGIGE
- the tssA gene encoding type VI secretion system protein TssA, with the protein product MELESLGKEPIAPDQPAGVDFRFDPLFEELQAEVGKLSSLSGPGSIDWGKVATLSTEILAGKSKDLLAASYLAVALIYQRKLEGLALGLKIYQDLLETFWDRLYPTKAKGRMNAVEWWVEKTEAALKQLEGQSTSREQFDLLYERMGKIETFFNEHLEEPPSLRPLFDQLDAFAPPPEKPQEKPQEPSPPKEERPPQPPRPEPETPTVLASAQDAQRLLQQAFQKIREAMNFLQQEDLSNPLPYRWSRILLWSNVEALPPATSGQTRIPPPPAQIKTLLSDLAGKGEHENLVRAAEARLPQFIFWLDLNRYVSEGLAHLGEKYAKAKEAVVGETAYLLHRLPGLETLTFSDGTPFADPATGQWIKEIALKRGGIAEALSPTSSSPSPSEGNLIEKEMEEAQAIIQKGRLLEGIERLQEKFYRSPSQRERLLWRLALVQTLLKNKQARFALPHLDQILREVDFYKLEEYDPELATRSLKVVWVGLSSQSDATSKERASEVLQRIAKLNLAEAIRLGKA
- the tssC gene encoding type VI secretion system contractile sheath large subunit encodes the protein MAEEKEKAAVAAETEVAEQPSLLEEIIEATNLKPTDDNYAVMRRGLEALIAGLLEPGREEVKVSKAVVDDMIAEIDKKLSQQVDVILHHPDFQKLESAWRSVKFLVDRTDFRENIKLEILNVSKEELLEDFSDSPEIVKSGLYKLVYTAEYGQFGGKPYGAMIGNYEFGPGPQDIRLLQYVASVAAMAHAPFIAAVSPTFFGVTSFTTLPHLKDLKAILEGPQYIKWQSFRESEDARYVGLTLPRFLLRLPYDPDNNPVKSFNYREDVSGSHEHYLWGNTAFAFASRLTDSFAKYRWCANIIGPTSGGAVEDLPLHQFEAMGEIQTKIPTEVLVSERREFELAEEGFIALTMRKGSDNAAFFSANSVQKPKVFPKTKEGREAETNYKLGLQLPYMFIINRLAHYLKVIQRENIGSWKERADLERELNDWIRQYVADQENPSPAVRSRRPLRQARVMVEDVEGDPGWYRVRLEVRPHFKYMGSFFTLSLVGKLDKK
- the tagF gene encoding type VI secretion system-associated protein TagF — protein: MKAVSSWQWSAFGKHPVAADFFWLGHQAPLLKGFSEWVEKGYQGVLSKNPSPQRLHAWRFWARGAQKGHVACGVVRDSSDRIGRPFPLLIVGTGMLEGWEEHWHLMPFACERTWDQIDYLAAFVINDLKKLDQEVRQLRPPLSDWRDFERNRKDSKTLEEEAFSLLGGSEGFCNLKMNPNVDLLNETIHCLDRMRNRTKAAPHAVFLGGTADRTCLALFRHPLQTSDFIQLWSLQANESVYGT